The sequence CTGAAAAATGTGAAAATTGATTTGCCCAAAGTGAACATTCCAAATGAAGTGGTATTGAAACATGAAGTTGATAGATTCAGAAAATTATTTCAGTGTAAACAGCAAACTGCAAGAAAATCTTTAAGTCAAGAGAAAGTAAATGGAAGTCATCTAaattgttcagaaagctgcaatttGCAAAGTAAACCAGAAGTGCAGTTTGAAGAAGAGGGTTTGAAAACTTCAGCAAAGATACTGAATTTCACCTGTACAAAATGTAGAGACAAAATTAGATATAGCCCAAATGATCTACAGAAACACTTTCAACTGTTACACTATGGAGAGTTGCCTTCATATCCTTGTGAAATGTGCAATTTTTCAGCCAATGACTTCCAGTTGTTTAAACAACATCGCCGCATCCATCGCAGCACTTTAGTAAAATGTGAGATTTGTAATGATGAGCATATATATACCCTGTTGGACTTGACAAAACACTTCACATCAAAGCATTGTATAAATGGTCATTTTCAATGTGAAAAGTGTGGGTTTTCTACCCGAGATGTGGGCACATTTGTTCAGCACATTCATAGACATAACGAAATCCAGTATAAATGTGGTAAATGCCATCATGTCAGCTTTACAAAAGGGGAGTTTCAGGAGCATCTTCTTGTTCACACTGGTGCATTTCCTTTCAGTTGTCAGTATTGCAGCTATAGTGCACCACGGAAGGATTACCTTTTAAAGCATGTAATAGCTTTGCATAGAGATCACTTGTATGCAAAAGATAAACTGGAGAAGGATAAATGTGAAAAAAGAATAGTAAAGACTCCAGCAGGGCTCAAGCTTATTTTGAGAAGGTACAAAACAGGAGCATCGAGGAAAGCGCTTTGGAGACGGAAAAAAATTAACAATGGAAATGACAAAACTGAAGAGCAAAATGCACAAGTACTTAGGAATTTGAATAAAATTCAACCCAAATCTGAAGAGCTAAACCAGTCTGTAAAGGAGCTGCATTTGAATGAAGAAAAAGATCAAATTATAAATAATGAAAAGCATAATCTCCAAGGTGGAACATTGTCGCCTATCACCATGCAATACAATAAAGCAGAAGATGGATCAAGTTTTGGTTTGGGATTATTGAAAAATGCTGTTCATGGACCTACAGTTCTGATggtgaaaaataataaaatatctgtTCCAGCAAACTACAGTGCTAAATTTATGGGATTTAAGATGGTGGATGGAAAACAGCATATTGTAATAAAATTATTGCCTACAAATAAACAGAATGTGTATTTATCGGGACAAAAATCTGATGGTGTTAAAGATGCCTCAGCTGATTCTTTGCTACAAACGGCTGATACTTTCGGCTTATCTTCAAGTGCTGCATCACATGTAACTAATCAGCAAACTCCGAAGAATAATTCTCTTCACTCATTAACCTCCACTCCATTTTCATTTTCTACTCCTTGTTCAGGAAAAGCaaaagcagaaaaacaaaataatgctTTATCACATGGTAAGACTATTTCTCAGACTGTAGAGTCTCCCACTGTAGTTATAGGAAAGAATGCAACTCATTTGCCAATGAAGCCTGGATCAACTGCACCTCCATGTGACTTGGTGACAAAAGTTGGAACTAGGGGTAATGTTCTCTCATGGGAAAGTTGTATTGCTCACAGTCGTCCTCAGGTATTATCTCCCACAGTTACAAATACACTTCATTATGACCCCATGAAAATGCCCTTCCCTACTGagtttaaaatacaaaatggtgGAGTGAGCAATAACAGTGGACCTAATCATCTCTACTATCCATCAGTTGATTCATCTAACCAGGGACTACTGCCTTTTCATAATTACTCTAAAATAGACTCTTCAGATAATCCATGTAGCATTTGGATGCCAACAGATGACAAACGTAAAGACTTTATGTCCAGCAAAATGTTTCTTCTTCAAAACAGCTTGAGAAGTGACTCTACAGCCTCATTTTCACAGTCAGTGAGAGGTTTTAACCCCGAAAAATGTGTCTCATCCCAGTTAAATAATAATTCAGTTTATGGACATGTAAACACTAAGAATAATTCTGTGTCTTCAAGAAACCAATCTAAATGTGTTATTGACAGACAGTGTTTTACGGAAAAATGGCATGGTGGTAGCAAACAGTATTTGGACACTAATATAAACCAagtgtttgaaaatgtagctGAGAAATCTAAAGCAGAAAATATTTCAGATTGTGCTAATTCATCCCTTATGCCTAAAATCACATCAGTTTTCTCATTACATAGTAAACAGGCATCCAATTATTTGTCACCTGAAGTAAACCAATTACTTCAAGATGTGCTAAAAGTAAAATCAAATACTCCGCAAGAATCTCACAATAAGTTAAATACATGCGTAAAACTTCATTGTGATCCGTCATTTTCATGTAATCAGACAGACAGTAAAACTTTTACACACTTAAAAGACTCCACTGCATGTGGTTTAGCCAGTTCTTCTAATGTAGGTGTTCATATGTCTAAGAGAGAGTTGAACATGAAATGTAGCACAATAAATGAAGGTATACGTTTTGGGAAAGAAAGACAGGCACCAATGACATCACTTGATGCAGAAGAAATGGATAAGTTATCTAGAACTGCGGCTGTTGGTACATTGCTTAAAACTCATACAGATGCAATCATAACACAGCAGTTGGTAAAAGATAGGATGCGATCTACAACCCAGAATCCTAGTGGCTTCTCACCAGTTCTTCCAGAACAGAAGAAAACACTTTTAGTTCAGACACCTCCACCAGGATTTCTTGTACCTTTGCATCTTGCTAACCAACCAAGCTTACAAGTTGTTTCAGGAAAACCTCTCCCATCAGCGAGTTCTTCAGAGGTTCATTTGACTAAAAGCATACCTGCATCCTTCCTTTTAAATAAAGGACCTGGAATGATATTGACATTTAGTAATGGGACACTTGGCACAGTTGCAAATGTCACTGGTGATAGCTCTCAGGTTTTAGGGAGAGTTGCATCTCAAGAGTATGGTAAAATAACAGTACCAACTTCAAAGACCGAATTGAAAAATGACAGTGTTAGAAGTGTAAATAATTCCTCTGGTGTTAGCACTGCATCTGATGGGGCAGTAAGTGATTTGTCAAATAGCGTGCCATTCAAAGCGCCTCTTATAATTACAAATTCAGCTGATTCTTCTATGAAAGGAATTTCTTCTGAAAAAAATTTACCAGAACATCATGGCACTGTGTTTGGTTCCCTGGAGTCAGTAAAACAGGAGATTCCACAGAAGCCGCCTGTTTATGCGCTTTTGCCTGATGGACGACAGGCAGTTTTTCTGAAATGTATGACGCCAAACAAGCCTGTGGCACAGAAACATAATGTTGTTCAAGATAATGCTTATAATCAAAATTGTCAACCAAAGAAAACTGGAGCCATGCAACAAAAGCTTTTGCTGAAAATTAAGACCTCTACTTCTGATGCAACTACTGATCTAAAACAATCAGTTAGCAACTCAGTGCCCTCACTACAATTGGATAAAATGCAGTCCTTTAAAAGTTCTGCACTAGGGCAGAAACAGACTATTCTTACTCCTAGTGATGCCTTATTCTTACCAGGTAGATTGATGCCAGCAAATCCCTCTTTAGCAAGCTCTAATCGTCTACTTCCTGTAGAACCTGTATGTTCCACCACGCCTACAGGGACATGGTCGCAAAAGTGTTCAATTAATTCTACACAAGCAGTAATTGCTAACAAAGGGAATAGTTATGGTAGCCAAAAGTCCACGTGGAACACCAGAAACAAACTTTCAAAAGTCAAACCTCGCTTAAAACAAACTGGTCATAAAAGTTCTGAAGCTGTGGTTTCACAAAGAAACAAGAATTCCAAACGAAAAACTAAGGATGATTTCCAAGAACCCCCTAGAAAGAAAATAATGTTGCACAGGAAGTGCAAAGAAAAGAATCAAACTGAAGTTGTTAGCAAATCAAGTGGCCCTTACAGACCAAGGGCATCAAAGGAAACTGTGAGGACTTTGAAACTACTTCCTTTTAATTCTAAACAACTTGTAAAATGTCCTCGGAGAAATCAGCCAGTTGTAGTACTAAACCATCCTGATGCAGATGTTCCAGAAGTTGTAAATGTAATGAAAACTATTACTAAATTTAAAGGACATGTTCTTAAGGTCTCATTGTCAAAAAGAACTATTGATGCTCTTCTGGAACCAGCATACTGCAATACTTTGGACATTGCTACTGAGGATCTCTCTCGAAGGAGGTACAGGATGATAAAACCTGTTAGTCCTGTAAAAGAAAGATTTGTGTTAAAATTAACACTGAAAAAGACAAGCAAAAACAATTATCAGATTGTGAAAACTACCTCTGATAATACCCTGAAAGCTAACTTTAGTTGCTGGTTTTGTGGTAGGATATTTGACAATCAAGATAATTGGGTAGGGCATGGACAGAGACATTTGATGGAAGCTACCCGAGACTGGAATTCATTAGAATAATCTTGATTAGTgacaaaagcaaaaataaatacctTACAGTACTCGTTTAGAAAGAACCAAGTTGAATTATGATACAGGTTATTTAGGTATGGTATATAAATacgaaacaattttaaaaataatgcaaaatgATAGCATCAAATGTTGAGATACAACAAAGAACTTTGTGGGTTAGATATTGTATAACTAATTGCAATTACAGTACCATAAAACTGCATATATTTTTCATTACTATCATGtcctatatttttattattctatAGAATGAGTTCCCAGGATTTTTGTTCTGTACATATTTAAAAACCTAAACATGTAAATATTTTTGTACTGCTCAGTTACTTGCTATAAATCTTGcacagaattttttccccttttcagtTCTGTGCATGCACTACTAAAACTGATTTAAAGGTGTTTCAACTACACACAGCTATTATccatgggttttttgttgttttcaatTTGAATTGTTTTTGATTTTGCTTTTTCAGGGATTGAACACTATTGTTAGCAAGTGCCTAAAAGATGTGAAACAGTTTACATTATGTCAACTGTATAACCATAGGTCCAAATAGGACCATTTCCCCAATAGTTTCATTTAAACAAAGCCATATGTGAATGCTTTAAGCTATATTGCTATGCACATGACACTTGTACTATTTCTGTGCAGTTTGTCTACTTTCTTAGTGAAGTATTTTTCatataaattaataaaacatGTTACAACTGTGGTTAATACATTGAGCCTGAGAATGGAATCAGTTGGAAATATACAGTATATATTCATAATGTATATGGTGTTTAAGAATGGTGAACATTCCTAATCTGTATTGATTCTCATCAATATTAAATTTGCTATAACTGTGTTTACAGAATGATTGTGAGAGTTTATAGAAATTTGTTTTCTAGCCCCAGTATATAGTACCCCCCTGTCACAAATCCCAAGTAAGTGGCAGCGTGTAGTTGTACTGCCCTAGGACCAGAAATTGGATTATACTTTGCTCCAGGGAAAACAAACAGTTCCTATAGCTAGTGCAGATTACTTTCCCTCTCTGCTTCCTCAACTGCACTGTCTGGTATTTGGG is a genomic window of Chrysemys picta bellii isolate R12L10 chromosome 7, ASM1138683v2, whole genome shotgun sequence containing:
- the ZNF518A gene encoding zinc finger protein 518A, whose translation is MPSEKEHIFCDKKPTTLLQDNAAKKHCVCIPDNAVEKALVNDTRSVMPPPLILDVSLSYGLKNVKIDLPKVNIPNEVVLKHEVDRFRKLFQCKQQTARKSLSQEKVNGSHLNCSESCNLQSKPEVQFEEEGLKTSAKILNFTCTKCRDKIRYSPNDLQKHFQLLHYGELPSYPCEMCNFSANDFQLFKQHRRIHRSTLVKCEICNDEHIYTLLDLTKHFTSKHCINGHFQCEKCGFSTRDVGTFVQHIHRHNEIQYKCGKCHHVSFTKGEFQEHLLVHTGAFPFSCQYCSYSAPRKDYLLKHVIALHRDHLYAKDKLEKDKCEKRIVKTPAGLKLILRRYKTGASRKALWRRKKINNGNDKTEEQNAQVLRNLNKIQPKSEELNQSVKELHLNEEKDQIINNEKHNLQGGTLSPITMQYNKAEDGSSFGLGLLKNAVHGPTVLMVKNNKISVPANYSAKFMGFKMVDGKQHIVIKLLPTNKQNVYLSGQKSDGVKDASADSLLQTADTFGLSSSAASHVTNQQTPKNNSLHSLTSTPFSFSTPCSGKAKAEKQNNALSHGKTISQTVESPTVVIGKNATHLPMKPGSTAPPCDLVTKVGTRGNVLSWESCIAHSRPQVLSPTVTNTLHYDPMKMPFPTEFKIQNGGVSNNSGPNHLYYPSVDSSNQGLLPFHNYSKIDSSDNPCSIWMPTDDKRKDFMSSKMFLLQNSLRSDSTASFSQSVRGFNPEKCVSSQLNNNSVYGHVNTKNNSVSSRNQSKCVIDRQCFTEKWHGGSKQYLDTNINQVFENVAEKSKAENISDCANSSLMPKITSVFSLHSKQASNYLSPEVNQLLQDVLKVKSNTPQESHNKLNTCVKLHCDPSFSCNQTDSKTFTHLKDSTACGLASSSNVGVHMSKRELNMKCSTINEGIRFGKERQAPMTSLDAEEMDKLSRTAAVGTLLKTHTDAIITQQLVKDRMRSTTQNPSGFSPVLPEQKKTLLVQTPPPGFLVPLHLANQPSLQVVSGKPLPSASSSEVHLTKSIPASFLLNKGPGMILTFSNGTLGTVANVTGDSSQVLGRVASQEYGKITVPTSKTELKNDSVRSVNNSSGVSTASDGAVSDLSNSVPFKAPLIITNSADSSMKGISSEKNLPEHHGTVFGSLESVKQEIPQKPPVYALLPDGRQAVFLKCMTPNKPVAQKHNVVQDNAYNQNCQPKKTGAMQQKLLLKIKTSTSDATTDLKQSVSNSVPSLQLDKMQSFKSSALGQKQTILTPSDALFLPGRLMPANPSLASSNRLLPVEPVCSTTPTGTWSQKCSINSTQAVIANKGNSYGSQKSTWNTRNKLSKVKPRLKQTGHKSSEAVVSQRNKNSKRKTKDDFQEPPRKKIMLHRKCKEKNQTEVVSKSSGPYRPRASKETVRTLKLLPFNSKQLVKCPRRNQPVVVLNHPDADVPEVVNVMKTITKFKGHVLKVSLSKRTIDALLEPAYCNTLDIATEDLSRRRYRMIKPVSPVKERFVLKLTLKKTSKNNYQIVKTTSDNTLKANFSCWFCGRIFDNQDNWVGHGQRHLMEATRDWNSLE